From the genome of Pseudomonadota bacterium:
CCTATCCGCCGTCCATTTCGGTATCGGTATCGGTATCGGTATCGGCGTCGGTGTCGGTAACGGTGTCGGTGTCGGTGTCGGTGTCCGTGTCCGTGTCCGAGTCGGTGTCGGTGTCCGTATCCACGTCGGTATCGGTATCCGTATCCGTGTCGGTGCTTCCCCCGTCCGGATCACCGTGGCTGACCAAATGGTCAGCACACGCAGGCAGCAAGGACAGGATCAGGAACAGCGCGCCGATTCTTGACGTCTTCATGACAGTATTCTCCCTTCGTTGAGAAAAGGTGGCTCTCGCCTCGGCAAAGCCGAGCTTCCGGGGTGCAGCTTCCGGGCCACCAATGAAACCCGTATGAATTCAATGGGTTGGATCGTGGTTTGTTTGCAAGACCCAGTGCGTTCCATCGAAATGATGCGGAACACCCCCTCGGCAGCGCCTACTCCGCGTGCGCGTCGAAGATCTCTCGGAACGATTCGTGGTTTTGCCGGAACGCGGCAAAGACCTCCGGGGCAAAGTGCTCCGGCCGAGTGCGGCCGTCGCCGCGCGTGATGATCTCCAAGGCCTTCGAATGATCGAACGCGGGCTTGTAGGGCCGCTTGCTTCGCAGGGCGTCGTAGACGTCGCAGATACTCATGATGCGCGCCGTCAGCGGGATCTCCTCGCCCCGCTTGCCGCTCGGATATCCACCGCCGTCCCAGCGCTCGTGGTGGTGGAGAGCGATCTCGGCGCCCATCCGGAGATAGGGCGACTTGCTGTTGCCGAGGATCTCCGCGCCCATCGAGCTGTGCCCCTTCATGACCGCCCACTCGTCCGGCGTGAAGCGGCCGGGCTTGAGCAAAACATGATCGGGGATGCCGATCTTGCCTATGTCGTGCATCGGGCTCGCGAAGAAGATCGTGTCGATGAACTCCTCGCCTTGGCCGAGCGCCCTGGCGAGGTGGCCGGTGTAGAAGCTGATGCGCTGCACGTGGGCGCCGGTGTCCTCGTCCTTGTGCTCCGCCGCGCGCGTCATCGTGAAGATGGTTTCCAGATAGCCGTCCAGGAGATCGGCGGTTCTCTCCCGCACTCGTTGTTCCAGCACTTCGTTGTGGTTGTGCAACGCCTTGTGCAGAAGGCGCACCTCCAGCATGTTGTGGACTCGCACCAGCACCTCGGCCAGATCGAACGGCTTGCTGATGAAATCCCTGGCGCCGGCCTGGAGCGCGCGCGTCTTGTGCTCCTTTTGAGAGGTGACGACGAGCACCGGGAGGTAGTCGTCCGACTCG
Proteins encoded in this window:
- a CDS encoding response regulator, whose amino-acid sequence is MKGPSGILRGKILIVDDLNANVQLLARMLAAAGYVSVASTMDPLEVCELHRRNRYDLILLDLQMPGMNGFQLMERLKEIESDDYLPVLVVTSQKEHKTRALQAGARDFISKPFDLAEVLVRVHNMLEVRLLHKALHNHNEVLEQRVRERTADLLDGYLETIFTMTRAAEHKDEDTGAHVQRISFYTGHLARALGQGEEFIDTIFFASPMHDIGKIGIPDHVLLKPGRFTPDEWAVMKGHSSMGAEILGNSKSPYLRMGAEIALHHHERWDGGGYPSGKRGEEIPLTARIMSICDVYDALRSKRPYKPAFDHSKALEIITRGDGRTRPEHFAPEVFAAFRQNHESFREIFDAHAE